The stretch of DNA TATAGAATTGGCATCCGTATTACGCCAACAAGACGCTTATGTCGGGATACCTATAGTTTATCTTTCTTCAGAAGAAGATAAAATGAGGCAAATTGAAGCACTCAAAAAAGGTGCAGATGATTTCTTTTCCAAAACAGTTCCGCCTGAATTTATTATTTCGTCGATTCGAATCAGAGCCGAAAGAGCAAGGATATTACGCTCCTTTATGATCCGTGATAGTCTGACGGGACTCATCAATCATACCCAGATTAAAGAAAGTTTAGACATAGAAATCGCACGCGCCAAGAGGCAATCATCTCCCATGACACTTGCTATGATCGACATAGACAATTTTAAATCGATCAATGACACTTATGGACACCTGAATGGTGATAAGGTTATAAAAAGCTTGTCAAGGCTTCTTCGTCAAAGACTAAGAAGAACTGATATAGTCGGCAGATATGGTGGTGAAGAATTTACAGTTATCATGGTAAATACAAACCCGGCAACTGCTTTTAGAGTATTGGATTCTATTCGAGATAATTTTTCAAAAGTAATTCATGAGACGAACATTAAAGATTTTACGGCAACATTTAGTTTTGGTCTGTCTAGTTATCCGGTTTATCAGAATTCAGTTGAACTTACTCAAAAAGCAGATCAGGCTCTATACACTGCAAAACAAAAAGGAAAAAATCAAGGCTTTCGGGAAAAAAATATTCCTTATGAGATTATCATTTGAGGGTAGCATCGCTTACAATTCCAATAGCTCTTTTTTTTATCAATCTATATGTAATTATTTATAGCGAGACAAAAATAACCGAGTACGATATCAACCCTCCTTTTTTTGCAACTGATTTTACGGAATCTTACAAGCTAAACCCTCAGTCAAAGATTCAATTTATAGCTGACGGAAAAACGAACACTCATTGGATCAAAGAAAGAGACGCTAAAAATTCGGATTTTGAAATAGAGTTACGTCTAACGCATTTCTTTGAAAATGGTTATCATAGGAAAAACTACAAGTACCTGAAAATTCTTGCGTGTGAGGATGTAAAGAAAAAAATCACGAAACCCGAAAACTTGCGAATTACTATTTTTAAGAAAGAAGCAATCAATGTAGATAAAGAACTTCGATTGCCAAAAGAAAAATCCCTAAAAGAGATTGATGTCGATTTCTCAGATTCTTTAGACCAAAAAATACCTATTGCAAAAGATATTTCTATCCAAGAAACAAATCATTTTCCAGAAAATATTTTTATATTGGGTGTTCGTGGAAAAATTACAGGAAATTCAAAAACCAGCTCGTGTATCAGCGAAATTTCTTTTGAAGAATGATTCTTTTCATTGGTTTTTTACGCAATCAGATATATTTTTTTAAAAATTTTATAGAAATTGCCTAAAAAATCTTTTTACAATACATCATTCATCAATTTTATAGCTCCCAAAACCGATACAAATAGTAAGCTATTCTTATGACCAATTCTGAAATACTCAAAGATACAATTTTTCTCGGAGAGACTCTTGTAAACAGGGTTAGAATTGCCCTGTGTGTACTTTTCATAGTCGCTGCTGTCTTAGCATCATTTTCACAACCTGCGTCTTTTGTATATACATATACAATCTCTACCACAATTTATATTTTTGCTACAATCTTATCCATTGTATTAATTAAAAAAAAATCAATCACGATTTATTTTATATATTTTTCAGCTTTTATAGATGCTCTTTTAATTACCTCCGTTAGAGTTATTCCTATTTTTATTAACGCAAATGGAGCTGCATATTCAATTAAGGAAAAAGTTTTATTCTCTATTCTATTTATTTTTATAACCATGACTCCTCTTCGCTTCAATATAAAATTTGCAATCGGGAATGGAATATTTTTGGCTTTATCA from Leptospiraceae bacterium encodes:
- a CDS encoding diguanylate cyclase; protein product: MKKFEINKDDIKILTEELPGQSDAMQDKTNKLETEKYLSQIIDTSTEKTVFLMISEPKLEEDMKSQISFYGYIVKSIKNLKDMKTEVQKYTPSVIIMEMLITDINEEKKDEILLIKNLHTFPIPIIFISSFSDINTRLQAVRSGGDAFFSKPLEIGKLIDTIDKLTIRPIPDPYRVMVIEDSLPTASFYSMLLQKAGMVTTIVTDPFQVVHTIVDFRPDLILLDLYMEGCNGIELASVLRQQDAYVGIPIVYLSSEEDKMRQIEALKKGADDFFSKTVPPEFIISSIRIRAERARILRSFMIRDSLTGLINHTQIKESLDIEIARAKRQSSPMTLAMIDIDNFKSINDTYGHLNGDKVIKSLSRLLRQRLRRTDIVGRYGGEEFTVIMVNTNPATAFRVLDSIRDNFSKVIHETNIKDFTATFSFGLSSYPVYQNSVELTQKADQALYTAKQKGKNQGFREKNIPYEIII